A genomic segment from Actinoplanes sichuanensis encodes:
- a CDS encoding APC family permease produces the protein METSDAGLASGRVGAASIAFVGLAATAPIVTLVTVVPAAFAAGAGPFVPWSFAVAGLLLLIFCAGQAAMIRRFPSAGSAYSQVAHGLGRPGGVVAAWLALAGYHAIQFGLYALAGLAAAPLLSGFGPAPPWWMVAAACWAIVAVCGTMRIEVSAAVIGLFAVAQAAVLAGVGAANVLQPAGGRVTAGSIVAASGLDRPALGLLLVVAVLAFAGFESSTTFAEEGFQPRRSAGFGGYWAVLMITLLCGGLAWSMIVAAGPDRITSAAGRGPELLFDLADERLAPWAVTLGRAMLFTGVLAAILALHTAISRYLYALGRERVLPAVLGRARRRTAAPRAASVTQSLIAGATLAGAHAAGADPGPRTARWLITGGALSVLILLLLVAVAALLRLNRVPGPEGPWGRFLAPVLSTVSLASLAFLAFRDLPALLALPVGYPLVRAIPAALAACVLSAVAHALLLRRFRPVIYAGIGLAGTPVVITPVTPHAEPKPATIPRQRDPGAHRPERVTQRSPGPE, from the coding sequence TCGCCGCCGGTGCCGGCCCGTTCGTGCCCTGGTCGTTCGCCGTGGCCGGGCTGCTGCTCCTGATCTTCTGCGCCGGTCAGGCCGCGATGATCCGCCGGTTTCCCAGTGCGGGTTCCGCGTACTCACAGGTGGCGCACGGTCTCGGCCGACCCGGCGGGGTCGTCGCCGCCTGGCTCGCCCTCGCCGGCTACCACGCGATCCAGTTCGGTCTCTACGCGCTGGCCGGGCTCGCCGCCGCCCCGCTGCTGAGCGGCTTCGGGCCGGCCCCGCCCTGGTGGATGGTGGCCGCCGCCTGCTGGGCGATCGTCGCGGTCTGCGGGACGATGCGCATCGAGGTGTCCGCCGCGGTGATCGGCCTGTTCGCGGTGGCGCAGGCGGCCGTGCTGGCCGGGGTGGGCGCGGCGAACGTGCTGCAGCCCGCCGGCGGCCGGGTCACCGCCGGGTCGATCGTGGCCGCCTCCGGTCTCGACCGGCCCGCGCTCGGACTGCTGCTGGTTGTCGCGGTCCTCGCCTTCGCCGGCTTCGAGTCCTCCACCACCTTTGCCGAGGAGGGTTTCCAGCCGCGGCGTAGCGCCGGGTTCGGCGGGTACTGGGCGGTGCTGATGATCACCCTGCTGTGCGGCGGTCTCGCCTGGTCGATGATCGTGGCCGCCGGGCCGGACCGGATCACCTCGGCCGCCGGCCGGGGCCCGGAGCTGCTCTTCGATCTGGCCGACGAGCGGCTCGCCCCATGGGCGGTCACGCTCGGGCGGGCGATGCTGTTCACCGGCGTGCTGGCGGCGATCCTCGCGCTGCACACGGCCATCTCCCGGTACCTGTACGCGCTCGGCCGGGAACGGGTGCTCCCGGCCGTACTCGGAAGGGCCCGCCGACGGACCGCCGCGCCGCGAGCCGCCTCGGTGACCCAGTCGCTGATCGCGGGCGCCACCCTGGCCGGTGCCCATGCCGCCGGGGCCGACCCCGGCCCGCGTACCGCACGTTGGCTGATCACCGGCGGAGCCCTCAGCGTCCTGATCCTGTTGTTGCTGGTCGCGGTCGCGGCGCTGCTGCGGTTGAACCGGGTGCCCGGTCCGGAGGGGCCATGGGGTCGCTTTCTCGCGCCCGTTCTGTCCACAGTGTCTCTGGCCAGCCTGGCCTTCCTGGCGTTCCGCGACCTGCCCGCGCTGCTCGCCCTACCGGTCGGATATCCACTGGTCCGGGCGATTCCGGCGGCTCTCGCGGCATGCGTGCTGTCGGCCGTCGCGCACGCCCTGCTGCTGCGCCGGTTCCGGCCGGTGATCTATGCCGGCATCGGCCTGGCCGGCACTCCGGTCGTCATCACCCCGGTCACCCCACACGCCGAGCCCAAGCCCGCCACCATCCCCAGGCAACGGGATCCGGGCGCCCACCGCCCCGAGCGGGTCACCCAAAGAAGTCCTGGACCTGAGTGA